A window of Leptospira brenneri contains these coding sequences:
- a CDS encoding LIC11435 family protein encodes MWNKVFTFLLLFFCFISSVSAETAGEENTQHQLRWMDVEGATGYVLEIKNSSGYLVLSERVNGTSYDLVNYTSGIYEHRVAVVNKLGKVGSYSDWVRFEVVVSKVPTLTKDSIFSVSKEEKEKTFLLEGKDFIYPMKVYMVTGGKRILAKKVTIESDSVAKATFAVDSETDTGIYDLVLENPRNKVLTAKQRVVLSDSKEKAAIFAARQERIARKEIPEDYYETPYFSTLWRSTVMPGWGQKYIDGKNWKLYVYPVVAASAVAVYANSYNKFLAARSDYQSAVILGAVLAERQDAQALWFINRSNAEAKFNTAKTELGVIQVGAGVLGAFLLYNIVDSYFAAKRNVANLEPGFPLGESTKRIHANVTSEAGWNQSKFAYEYGSRYQIEFSSRF; translated from the coding sequence ATGTGGAATAAAGTTTTTACTTTTTTACTTCTCTTTTTCTGTTTTATTTCCTCCGTATCCGCAGAAACTGCTGGAGAAGAAAACACCCAACACCAACTCCGATGGATGGATGTAGAAGGTGCGACTGGTTATGTTTTAGAAATTAAAAATTCTAGTGGTTATCTTGTCCTTTCCGAACGTGTAAACGGAACCAGTTATGATTTAGTAAATTATACATCAGGAATTTATGAACACCGGGTTGCGGTTGTAAATAAATTAGGGAAGGTGGGCAGTTATTCCGATTGGGTTCGGTTTGAGGTAGTTGTATCAAAAGTTCCTACCTTAACTAAGGATTCCATATTTTCAGTCTCTAAAGAAGAAAAAGAAAAAACCTTTTTATTAGAAGGGAAAGATTTTATTTACCCCATGAAAGTTTATATGGTTACTGGCGGAAAAAGAATCCTCGCAAAAAAGGTTACCATTGAGTCGGATTCTGTAGCTAAGGCTACCTTCGCTGTGGATTCTGAAACAGATACAGGAATTTATGATTTAGTTTTAGAAAATCCTAGGAATAAAGTTCTCACAGCAAAACAACGAGTGGTACTTTCTGATTCTAAAGAAAAGGCCGCGATTTTTGCGGCTAGACAAGAACGGATTGCTCGTAAAGAAATTCCAGAAGACTATTATGAAACCCCATACTTTTCTACTCTTTGGCGTTCCACCGTGATGCCAGGTTGGGGTCAAAAATACATTGATGGGAAAAATTGGAAACTTTATGTTTACCCTGTCGTTGCAGCCTCTGCAGTTGCCGTTTATGCCAATTCATATAATAAATTTTTAGCTGCTCGTTCCGATTACCAATCAGCAGTCATTCTCGGAGCGGTCCTTGCGGAAAGGCAAGATGCACAGGCTCTTTGGTTTATCAATCGTTCTAATGCCGAGGCAAAATTTAATACCGCTAAAACAGAGTTAGGTGTTATACAAGTTGGAGCTGGTGTTTTAGGTGCTTTTTTACTTTATAATATTGTGGATTCTTATTTTGCCGCCAAACGAAATGTGGCAAATTTGGAACCTGGGTTTCCTTTGGGAGAATCAACAAAAAGAATTCATGCGAATGTAACTTCGGAAGCTGGTTGGAACCAATCGAAATTTGCCTATGAATATGGTTCAAGATACCAAATCGAATTCTCTTCACGGTTCTGA
- a CDS encoding FecR domain-containing protein, translated as MRLLNDTRFVVSSLILLILVFSSLLYRNLNYRFIDSTSPTIGVITFKNKTVLRKYNDAVVWDLIESKTEVKNRDTIRTEGLSDAILTLNDGTKINISENSMILLDISDKNININFAYGSFEAARGEGTVSGDLKMNITAGDKTVQVASGDVKLDKTKSELNIKVDQGEAKLTSNGKEETIAKDQIANVTDSGVKVGKPVFRLVSPEDRKNVLSESGSEKIQFVLSGWKPDSVKQSSPSLEISLFPDFSKSLIKEKLTAASVSKKLGAGSYYWRVLYEDPNSKTKQTTEVFQFRILSDPALRVLSPKPNEVFAYTGESPVVRFVWNPLDLYSSYTVQIAKDANFAEGLVSKQTQNQSLAFDSLKEGNYFAKIQAKSNLPGISEKSSTVVSFQILKKTSASPPELLEPARGKTFAEEQTKSQLFFSWKDDKDFNEYEWELSADSNFQNKLKSESTKNNFLKLPSGLGIGTYFWRVKGIGNSGNSLESKSNTFTVIAKEEMELISPANGSEVEVDERSTIILKWKKLTGKSNYEVEVSREPEFQRSVTKEAVTGNYFEFKSKDLGRFYWRVRSSGTDSDLSPVRSFQMISNMEPPSLATPTRNETIDLFTRTSILFTWKPVEKANAYRIRLMDISGIREKQVFSERTGSTKFQFSEIQKLNVGRFRWEVAALYKQSDGTERESAYNKQDFFVSVPELKVPKILTPGKIYVE; from the coding sequence ATGCGACTTTTAAACGATACAAGATTTGTAGTTTCTTCTCTAATTCTACTCATCCTTGTATTTTCATCTCTTCTCTATCGGAATTTAAATTATCGTTTTATTGATTCCACCAGTCCCACAATTGGAGTCATTACTTTCAAAAATAAGACTGTACTTCGCAAATACAATGATGCTGTGGTTTGGGATTTAATTGAATCTAAAACGGAGGTCAAAAATAGGGATACCATTCGTACAGAAGGATTATCGGATGCTATCCTTACTTTGAATGATGGAACCAAAATCAATATATCTGAAAATTCAATGATCCTTTTGGACATATCGGACAAAAATATCAATATTAATTTTGCTTATGGATCTTTTGAAGCAGCTCGCGGAGAAGGAACTGTTTCTGGAGATTTGAAGATGAATATTACCGCTGGGGACAAAACAGTCCAAGTAGCCAGTGGTGATGTCAAACTTGACAAAACAAAGTCTGAGTTAAACATTAAGGTGGATCAAGGTGAGGCAAAACTCACTTCCAATGGAAAAGAAGAAACCATTGCAAAAGACCAGATAGCAAATGTAACAGATTCCGGAGTCAAAGTTGGGAAACCTGTTTTTAGACTAGTTTCTCCAGAAGATAGAAAGAATGTTCTTTCTGAATCTGGCTCAGAAAAAATCCAATTTGTTCTTTCCGGCTGGAAACCAGATTCTGTAAAACAATCAAGTCCAAGTTTGGAAATTTCTTTATTTCCTGATTTTTCTAAATCACTCATCAAAGAAAAATTAACGGCGGCAAGTGTTTCTAAAAAATTAGGAGCGGGATCTTATTATTGGCGGGTTTTGTATGAAGATCCTAATTCAAAAACAAAACAAACAACTGAAGTTTTTCAATTTAGAATTTTAAGTGATCCTGCACTTCGAGTTTTAAGTCCGAAACCAAATGAAGTTTTTGCCTATACTGGAGAATCTCCAGTGGTTCGATTTGTATGGAATCCTTTAGATCTTTATTCTTCTTATACAGTACAAATTGCAAAAGATGCCAATTTTGCAGAAGGATTGGTTTCGAAACAAACACAGAACCAGTCCCTTGCCTTTGATTCCTTAAAAGAAGGAAACTATTTTGCTAAGATCCAAGCAAAATCAAATCTTCCAGGAATCTCGGAAAAAAGTTCAACCGTTGTTAGTTTCCAGATTCTGAAAAAAACAAGTGCCTCTCCTCCTGAGTTACTAGAGCCGGCCCGAGGTAAAACATTTGCAGAGGAACAAACGAAATCACAACTTTTCTTTTCCTGGAAAGATGACAAAGACTTTAACGAATACGAGTGGGAGTTAAGTGCAGATTCCAATTTCCAAAACAAATTAAAATCAGAATCGACTAAAAATAATTTTTTAAAACTCCCTAGTGGTCTTGGTATCGGAACTTATTTTTGGAGAGTAAAAGGGATTGGAAATTCAGGAAATTCACTGGAATCAAAATCAAATACCTTCACCGTGATTGCCAAAGAAGAAATGGAACTGATCTCACCGGCAAACGGGTCTGAGGTGGAAGTGGATGAACGTTCTACCATCATTCTCAAATGGAAAAAATTAACCGGAAAATCGAACTATGAAGTTGAAGTTTCCAGGGAACCAGAATTCCAACGTTCAGTCACGAAAGAAGCCGTAACAGGAAATTATTTTGAATTTAAATCAAAAGATTTAGGACGTTTTTATTGGCGGGTCAGGTCTTCTGGAACTGATTCCGATTTAAGTCCTGTTCGAAGTTTTCAAATGATTTCAAATATGGAACCACCGAGTTTGGCCACACCCACTCGAAACGAAACCATCGATTTATTTACCAGGACTTCGATCCTTTTCACTTGGAAACCTGTGGAAAAAGCAAATGCATATCGGATCCGTCTGATGGATATTTCTGGAATTCGAGAAAAACAAGTGTTTAGCGAAAGAACTGGTTCCACCAAATTTCAGTTTAGCGAAATTCAAAAATTAAATGTGGGAAGGTTTCGTTGGGAAGTGGCAGCCTTGTACAAACAAAGCGATGGAACAGAAAGAGAATCTGCCTACAACAAACAGGACTTTTTTGTTTCTGTTCCCGAATTAAAGGTTCCTAAAATCCTTACTCCAGGAAAGATTTATGTGGAATAA
- a CDS encoding adenylate/guanylate cyclase domain-containing protein: protein MIEISAEIPFLRTSKLSFLFWDESPGSLETWDWNEGITIFFQTRRAGELEFRFGPPLWGIPQETNRFEFPFVSIHNISANKYLASELSKLGENKTIFVLIPKGLELEARSVFARLEYLWDDKISPDRITHKFGLTGKISSGVESVSAKPTNGKKNRTSFPPLEIVGKARQKKENILVSANGVSSDLKEETSDFEYSENNVNNSHDDSPNHPYDLIESSFSEAESLPTTTVQKETLPEPKLEAVKETTDSHLLDGSSNTKFSLQLKMMGVISFLFALSVSVIIFFASFYFKRSIELQLRDNNIRIAEIIGSKVKSDILGVVEKGRQIAITLTTQGLPEAERKLLIKTFFQNDQEFIYLGIFERKENTLTMKREVFNEEELKKSSVTEEDFHNVVNRNRDALAEAFNGQTVLLNSSPGFQEPSFAIAIPTAENGELDNALVMIVKLNKIIGAFSKKGIETTFMVNGNGTVLAHPKEDLILAATDLASMPIVKSMLTSAPNTGQMSYLDEELGSSYLGSFQKIGFADAGVITIVSEEKAFADVYKSQKTNLYIAGIGLCSALIFVFFFSKTITKPVLQLLTATLEIAKGNFKIGIKPTTQDEVGLLTKYFIDMGQGLEEREKVKNILGSMIDPVVVQEAMVDLAALKRGSETHITAFFSDVASFSTISEQLKSADLAALLNEYLSAMTILLKKHEGVLDKYIGDAIVGIFNAPVPVLDHELKAARASVDMVMKLAELREYWTKNNLYSKEAQVMDARIGLNSGPAKVGFMGTDALASYTMMGDTVNLAARLEAAGKDYGVNILITDPIRDSIQEEMVTRYLDLVRVKGKNEPVKIHELIGYRSIITPNFLEASQIYESGFNAYLEQNWNAAIKFFTDSEKAKGEKDKSSRMLIERCEEYKLNPPGSDWDGVFTRTHK, encoded by the coding sequence ATGATAGAAATTTCCGCAGAAATCCCGTTCCTTCGAACGTCCAAACTCTCCTTTCTCTTCTGGGATGAATCTCCTGGAAGTTTAGAAACTTGGGATTGGAACGAGGGGATTACTATATTTTTTCAGACTCGGCGTGCCGGTGAATTAGAGTTCCGGTTTGGACCTCCTCTTTGGGGAATCCCACAAGAAACAAATCGTTTTGAGTTTCCTTTTGTTTCCATTCATAATATATCAGCAAACAAGTATTTGGCGTCCGAACTATCAAAGTTAGGGGAAAATAAAACAATTTTTGTTTTGATTCCAAAAGGTTTGGAATTGGAGGCTCGTTCCGTTTTTGCAAGGCTTGAATACCTTTGGGATGATAAAATTTCCCCAGACAGGATCACCCATAAATTTGGGCTTACCGGAAAAATCAGTTCCGGTGTAGAATCTGTAAGTGCCAAACCAACCAATGGTAAAAAAAATCGAACAAGTTTTCCCCCTTTGGAAATTGTTGGAAAGGCTAGGCAAAAAAAAGAGAACATACTCGTCTCGGCAAATGGTGTTAGTTCAGATTTAAAAGAAGAAACTTCCGATTTTGAATATTCGGAAAATAATGTGAATAATTCTCATGATGATTCACCAAACCATCCTTATGATTTAATAGAATCTTCTTTTTCGGAAGCGGAATCTCTTCCAACGACAACCGTACAAAAGGAAACCCTTCCAGAACCAAAACTAGAAGCAGTAAAAGAAACTACCGATTCCCATCTATTAGATGGTTCCTCCAATACTAAATTTTCTCTTCAGTTAAAAATGATGGGAGTGATTAGTTTTCTTTTTGCTCTTTCTGTTTCAGTGATTATCTTTTTTGCATCTTTCTATTTTAAAAGATCGATCGAGTTACAACTAAGAGATAACAATATTCGTATTGCTGAAATCATCGGATCGAAAGTAAAATCCGATATTTTGGGAGTGGTGGAAAAGGGTCGCCAAATCGCCATCACACTGACGACTCAAGGACTTCCCGAAGCAGAAAGAAAACTTCTGATCAAAACTTTTTTTCAAAACGATCAAGAATTCATTTATCTTGGAATTTTTGAAAGAAAAGAAAATACCCTGACCATGAAGCGGGAAGTTTTTAATGAAGAAGAACTGAAAAAAAGTTCAGTCACAGAAGAAGATTTTCATAATGTTGTCAATCGTAACCGAGATGCCCTTGCTGAAGCTTTCAATGGTCAAACAGTTCTTTTGAATTCTAGTCCCGGATTCCAAGAGCCCTCTTTTGCCATTGCCATTCCTACTGCCGAAAATGGAGAATTGGATAACGCTCTTGTGATGATTGTGAAATTGAACAAAATCATCGGTGCTTTTTCTAAAAAGGGAATCGAAACTACTTTTATGGTAAACGGGAACGGAACGGTTCTTGCTCATCCTAAAGAAGATTTAATTCTTGCTGCTACGGACCTTGCCTCTATGCCCATCGTAAAATCGATGTTAACGAGTGCACCAAATACAGGACAGATGAGTTATTTGGATGAAGAACTTGGCAGTTCTTATTTAGGATCCTTTCAAAAGATTGGTTTTGCCGATGCGGGTGTCATTACCATTGTATCGGAAGAAAAGGCTTTTGCGGATGTTTACAAAAGTCAAAAAACAAATTTATACATTGCGGGAATTGGATTGTGTTCGGCACTGATCTTTGTATTTTTCTTTTCCAAAACAATTACAAAACCTGTTTTACAACTTCTGACCGCAACTTTGGAAATTGCCAAAGGGAACTTTAAAATCGGAATCAAACCTACCACTCAAGATGAGGTGGGACTTCTTACCAAATACTTCATTGATATGGGGCAAGGTTTGGAAGAAAGGGAAAAGGTTAAAAATATCCTCGGTAGTATGATTGATCCTGTGGTGGTCCAAGAGGCTATGGTGGATCTTGCCGCTTTGAAACGAGGATCAGAAACTCATATCACGGCATTCTTTTCCGATGTGGCAAGTTTCTCCACCATTTCCGAACAGTTAAAATCAGCAGACCTCGCTGCTCTTTTAAATGAATACTTATCTGCAATGACCATCCTTCTCAAAAAACATGAAGGTGTATTGGATAAATACATAGGGGATGCGATTGTGGGTATTTTTAATGCCCCTGTCCCTGTTTTAGATCACGAATTAAAAGCAGCTCGTGCCAGTGTGGATATGGTGATGAAACTTGCTGAGTTACGAGAATATTGGACAAAAAATAACCTTTATTCCAAAGAAGCCCAAGTAATGGACGCAAGGATTGGTTTGAATTCGGGACCAGCTAAGGTTGGTTTTATGGGAACTGATGCCCTTGCTTCTTATACAATGATGGGTGATACGGTCAACCTGGCGGCAAGACTAGAAGCAGCAGGTAAAGATTATGGTGTAAACATTTTAATTACCGATCCCATTCGTGATTCCATCCAAGAAGAAATGGTAACTAGATATCTGGATCTTGTGCGAGTGAAAGGGAAAAATGAACCGGTTAAAATTCATGAACTCATCGGATACAGATCCATAATCACTCCAAACTTTTTGGAAGCAAGTCAGATCTATGAATCTGGGTTCAATGCTTACTTGGAACAAAATTGGAATGCTGCTATCAAATTTTTTACAGATTCTGAAAAGGCTAAGGGTGAAAAAGATAAGTCAAGTAGGATGCTGATCGAACGTTGTGAAGAATATAAACTAAACCCTCCAGGTTCGGATTGGGACGGTGTGTTCACAAGGACACATAAATAA
- a CDS encoding exodeoxyribonuclease III codes for MKIITLNCNGIRSSLSKGLLDFIRRENPDIICFQETKAPKSEIDREEFRKLGYEIHSCIADKPGYSGTAVLTKLQPKSVKIGFGEGIYMNEGRSVFLEYPDFFLWNLYFPSGTSGEERQKVKYEFLDSFFELAKPFTKKKKPLIVCGDVNIAHTELDIHNAKGNQKSSGFLPEERAWVSKFLDLGFFDCFRVIHPEVRDDYSWWTYRFQARKNNKGWRIDYFFITKSSKYKLQSVHIAKEPVLSDHAPVVLGIQFT; via the coding sequence ATGAAAATCATCACGTTAAATTGCAACGGAATTCGCTCCAGTTTGAGCAAAGGTTTACTAGATTTTATACGTCGCGAAAATCCTGACATTATTTGTTTCCAAGAAACAAAGGCTCCAAAGTCAGAAATTGACCGAGAAGAATTTAGAAAATTAGGTTATGAGATTCATAGCTGTATTGCGGACAAACCAGGATACAGTGGAACGGCTGTCCTTACCAAACTACAACCCAAATCGGTAAAGATTGGCTTTGGCGAAGGAATTTACATGAACGAAGGAAGGTCTGTATTTTTAGAATATCCTGATTTTTTCTTATGGAATCTCTATTTTCCATCGGGAACCAGCGGAGAAGAAAGGCAAAAAGTTAAGTATGAGTTTTTAGATTCATTTTTTGAGCTCGCAAAACCATTCACAAAGAAGAAAAAACCTCTCATTGTATGTGGAGATGTCAACATTGCCCATACGGAACTAGATATCCACAACGCAAAAGGAAACCAAAAGAGCTCCGGATTTCTTCCAGAGGAAAGAGCCTGGGTTTCGAAATTTCTCGATTTAGGTTTTTTTGACTGTTTTCGGGTGATCCATCCAGAAGTCCGGGATGATTATTCCTGGTGGACCTACCGGTTTCAAGCGCGGAAGAACAATAAGGGTTGGAGGATTGATTACTTTTTCATTACAAAATCTTCCAAATACAAACTGCAATCAGTTCATATCGCCAAAGAACCCGTTCTCTCTGACCATGCGCCAGTGGTTCTAGGCATTCAATTCACTTGA
- a CDS encoding LEA type 2 family protein gives MKLAVPIFLSLFSLQCSILGVIQDKIPVPEFEFDSLSIKSITFTDITLSVVTSVENPYPVSLPSSLLDMDIKIEGLKLSQIKTDLGAIEGKKTKQLPLEVKLKYTDLLNLYKKFPDKPLLEVSAEGNMKVPIPKQWQLLGKDSLTFPFVKKREIPAVLPNVEIQNFKILMPTSADILSASNTDALADTATNFLKGLLGGSKQPATSAAKAGLTGLNLDLNTEFDFVFANQAASNLNLTNLNYDLNLAGEKFLNGTPKEIVNGGKTSTVKVATKFPITSISSSLYKTIQSRTAQFDLKGDSGLKVPSLPETIPFQYEKQGNFKW, from the coding sequence ATGAAATTGGCAGTCCCTATTTTCCTTTCTTTATTCTCTTTGCAATGTTCCATACTTGGTGTGATCCAAGATAAGATTCCCGTACCGGAATTTGAATTTGACTCACTCTCCATCAAAAGCATTACCTTTACAGATATCACACTAAGCGTAGTCACTTCGGTTGAGAATCCTTATCCTGTTTCGCTTCCCAGTTCTTTACTGGATATGGACATCAAGATTGAAGGACTGAAACTCTCCCAAATCAAAACAGATCTCGGCGCCATCGAAGGTAAAAAAACCAAACAACTTCCTCTCGAAGTGAAATTAAAATACACAGACCTTCTCAATCTCTATAAAAAATTTCCAGACAAACCTTTATTGGAAGTCAGTGCCGAAGGAAATATGAAAGTTCCCATTCCCAAACAATGGCAACTTTTAGGAAAAGATTCTCTAACTTTTCCTTTTGTCAAAAAACGCGAAATCCCTGCGGTTCTACCCAATGTAGAAATTCAGAATTTCAAAATTTTAATGCCCACTTCTGCTGATATCTTAAGTGCCTCCAATACAGATGCCCTTGCGGATACAGCTACAAACTTTCTAAAAGGACTTCTTGGTGGTAGTAAACAACCTGCTACTTCAGCGGCTAAAGCAGGTCTAACTGGACTCAATTTAGACTTAAATACAGAATTTGATTTTGTTTTTGCCAACCAAGCAGCTTCCAACTTAAACCTAACAAATCTTAACTACGATTTAAATTTAGCGGGAGAAAAGTTCTTAAACGGAACACCAAAAGAAATCGTAAATGGAGGCAAAACGTCTACGGTAAAAGTAGCCACAAAGTTTCCCATAACTTCGATTAGCTCTTCCTTGTATAAAACGATCCAGTCTAGAACAGCTCAGTTTGATTTAAAAGGAGATTCAGGACTAAAAGTTCCTAGTCTCCCAGAAACCATTCCCTTCCAATATGAAAAACAAGGGAATTTTAAATGGTAA
- the mgtE gene encoding magnesium transporter, which translates to MEEERKKESEFRIKIDRESDSYDEFVEEIKNLVALEDSKKLKEMLDGAHPADIVTLFRDLEREEELYLFRVLPKEDQAYSLVKMEEETLESFLEELTVDEISNTLNHIETDETTYLLSYLPSAKRELVLANLSKADSFEIRSQLGFREYSAGRLMSKDFATVSISENVRKGIINVRKKAKEIEIYQIYVTDEAGVLEGFIPLKDLFLTPINTKIAKITNFSVFAFHYDVDQEEVANTFKKYDLVSAAVIDDLGRIIGRITVDDVLEIVEEEASEDILLMAGVSEDERLSTPILQSVKRRIAWLNVNLLTAFVSSTVVAFFEDTISQIVVLATLMPIVAGLGGNAGTQSVTVVIRNIATGDLSFSNWWEAVRKEFTIGVLNGLALGTVTGLMIFFVKGNIVLGLVVGTAMFVNMIVASLTGSLVPIILKAMRVDPAIASSIFVTATTDVCGFFFFLGLATVFAKYLI; encoded by the coding sequence ATGGAAGAAGAAAGAAAGAAAGAGTCCGAATTCCGTATCAAAATCGATAGAGAAAGCGATTCCTATGATGAATTTGTAGAAGAGATCAAAAACCTCGTTGCTCTAGAGGATTCCAAAAAACTAAAAGAGATGCTGGATGGGGCTCACCCCGCCGACATCGTTACCTTATTTCGTGATTTAGAAAGAGAAGAGGAATTATATCTTTTTCGTGTCCTTCCAAAAGAAGACCAAGCATACTCACTCGTTAAAATGGAAGAGGAGACCTTAGAGTCTTTTTTAGAAGAGCTTACCGTTGATGAAATCTCGAATACTCTCAACCATATTGAAACAGATGAAACGACTTACCTTTTGTCCTATTTGCCTAGCGCCAAACGAGAATTAGTTCTAGCTAACTTGAGTAAAGCAGATAGTTTTGAAATTCGTTCCCAGCTTGGGTTTCGAGAATATTCCGCTGGGCGACTTATGTCCAAAGATTTTGCAACAGTCTCCATTTCTGAGAATGTAAGAAAAGGAATCATCAATGTTCGTAAAAAAGCAAAAGAAATCGAAATCTACCAAATCTACGTTACGGATGAGGCAGGAGTTCTGGAAGGTTTCATTCCTTTAAAGGACTTATTTCTTACACCCATCAATACTAAAATTGCAAAGATCACTAACTTCTCTGTTTTTGCTTTCCATTACGATGTAGACCAGGAAGAGGTAGCCAATACTTTTAAAAAATACGACTTAGTCAGTGCTGCGGTGATTGATGATTTGGGCCGAATCATTGGACGGATCACGGTGGATGATGTCTTAGAAATTGTAGAAGAGGAAGCTTCGGAAGATATCCTCCTCATGGCGGGGGTTTCTGAAGATGAAAGGTTGTCCACTCCCATCTTACAATCAGTAAAAAGGCGAATCGCTTGGTTGAATGTAAATTTACTAACAGCCTTTGTGAGTTCAACAGTGGTTGCTTTTTTTGAAGATACGATTTCTCAGATTGTTGTCCTTGCCACACTCATGCCCATTGTGGCAGGTCTCGGTGGAAATGCCGGTACCCAATCCGTAACAGTTGTTATCCGAAATATCGCTACAGGTGATTTGTCTTTTTCTAATTGGTGGGAGGCTGTTCGTAAAGAATTTACAATTGGAGTTTTGAATGGACTCGCCCTTGGAACCGTCACTGGTCTAATGATCTTCTTTGTGAAAGGTAATATTGTTCTAGGACTTGTGGTAGGAACTGCTATGTTTGTGAATATGATTGTAGCTTCTCTCACAGGATCCCTTGTTCCTATTATTCTAAAGGCAATGCGAGTGGATCCGGCAATTGCTTCCTCTATTTTTGTGACGGCAACGACTGATGTTTGTGGATTTTTCTTTTTCCTCGGACTTGCCACAGTGTTCGCAAAATATTTAATTTAG
- a CDS encoding OmpA family protein: MRSKLKSLNLLFLCLVWVSGLSADWVYFPYEYNQIYKEKYALELELADIRKQHQNELNRLEEEKKELQTQNRNLTEDLELEKRNRAKEQDEYSDKMRDYDMRLRSLEKKGTDKERLLAEENRKREEKDRADLDALKKKLEDKERECLQKEQKLRETYEAKIDELKERIRNLEEELGNLRRLTKEQKRELERLAEQTREFEEKLAKEITSGQIRLKRFHNKLIINIDDKISFDSGSSELKPAILPAIEKIREILASYPENYIIVEGHTDNVPIKTKFRNNWHLSSERALSVLEYMLLNKNLNPKNFSSAGYGEFQPIVPNTTKENKALNRRVDIVVVPRATGSLNTNND; the protein is encoded by the coding sequence ATGCGAAGTAAACTAAAGTCTCTAAATCTTTTATTCCTCTGCCTAGTTTGGGTGTCCGGTTTATCTGCGGATTGGGTTTATTTTCCTTACGAGTACAACCAAATTTACAAAGAGAAATATGCTTTAGAACTAGAGCTTGCAGACATTCGCAAACAACACCAAAACGAATTGAATCGTTTAGAGGAAGAAAAGAAGGAACTCCAAACACAAAATCGGAATCTCACTGAAGACCTGGAATTGGAAAAACGAAATCGTGCCAAAGAACAAGATGAGTATTCCGACAAAATGCGCGATTACGATATGCGTCTTCGTAGTCTGGAAAAAAAAGGAACTGATAAAGAACGGCTCCTTGCTGAAGAAAACAGAAAACGGGAAGAAAAAGACCGAGCCGATTTGGATGCTCTTAAAAAGAAATTGGAGGATAAGGAAAGAGAATGCCTTCAAAAAGAACAAAAACTTCGTGAAACTTATGAAGCCAAAATCGATGAATTAAAAGAAAGAATTCGCAATTTAGAAGAGGAACTAGGAAACCTTCGAAGGCTAACAAAAGAACAAAAAAGGGAACTCGAACGACTGGCAGAACAGACCAGAGAGTTTGAAGAAAAATTAGCAAAAGAAATCACCTCCGGACAAATCCGATTAAAAAGATTTCACAATAAACTCATCATCAATATCGATGATAAAATTTCTTTTGATAGTGGGTCTTCGGAATTAAAACCAGCCATTCTACCTGCAATCGAAAAGATCAGAGAAATTTTAGCCTCTTACCCAGAAAACTACATCATTGTAGAAGGTCATACAGACAATGTTCCTATCAAAACAAAATTTAGAAACAACTGGCATCTATCCAGCGAACGAGCATTATCTGTTCTAGAATACATGTTACTAAACAAAAATTTAAATCCTAAAAATTTTTCCAGTGCAGGTTATGGTGAATTCCAACCCATAGTGCCCAATACAACAAAGGAAAATAAAGCCCTCAACCGTAGAGTGGATATCGTTGTTGTACCGAGAGCAACAGGATCACTCAACACAAACAATGACTAA